The following proteins are co-located in the Sandaracinaceae bacterium genome:
- a CDS encoding response regulator encodes MLESVSVPPAFAPVFERAQEYVRQYFQELRQEPERGTIGVADERYVLVRARALSVEFVDVVRELYGSQGDQGTKVAREILFDLAHAMGMSDARVFAERLGVQDPVEKLSAGPVHFAHAGWAFVDIHADSRPRPDDDFVLYYDHPYSMEADGWIAAGRHADFPVCVMNSGYSSGWCESAFEMPLVAAEITCRAMGDAQCRFIMAPPARIAERIDAYTAAHPEVVRRAERVEVPGFFRRKGTSEAQAAHAEQLARENVELERRVEERTQALQRANEALTRELNERREAEAALRQSEAINRHIVEAVPSGIVHVAADGAIHAANGEAQRILGLAYDELTRRYTTDFATETIWESGQPAAPEDYPVTRALVTGEPQGPETLGVRRPDGATSWAIFRASPVRAPNTGELTGAIVTFVDITERKADEELRRQLEDQVQRSEKLESLGLLAGGVAHDFNNLLVGILGNASWLARGLEPGSREWQATQHIVTAGRRAADLTKQMLAYAGRAQLETVTVDVRALVAEMRDLLQSRVPDGVAVHYALGTEARAVLGDPAQLGQVVMNLITNAGDAAHQRHAGAGRVDVSVSRVALSEEALRQMHQHGRAQPGAFVCVSVTDDGVGLERETLPHVFDPFFTTKKGGHGLGLAAVLGIIRAHAGALDIQSEVGVGTTFRVFIPVGAPSHAGPKTTPSGGVAPPLSGLFLVVDDEPTVRTLAAAALTDLGLSVAQARDGREGLQRYAVHGDDVRGILLDLTMPGVDGYEVLREVRRTKPSLPVVLCSGYDRHEVLDRLPPDPHCVFLSKPFTVEQLEHAVRTVLATMS; translated from the coding sequence TTGCTCGAGTCCGTCAGCGTCCCACCTGCATTCGCGCCCGTCTTCGAGCGAGCGCAGGAGTACGTGCGGCAGTACTTCCAGGAGCTCCGGCAGGAGCCCGAGCGCGGCACCATCGGCGTGGCCGACGAGCGCTACGTCCTCGTGCGGGCGCGCGCCCTCTCGGTCGAGTTCGTCGACGTGGTGCGCGAGCTGTACGGATCGCAGGGGGACCAAGGCACGAAGGTCGCGCGCGAGATCCTGTTCGACCTCGCGCACGCCATGGGCATGAGCGACGCCCGCGTGTTCGCGGAGCGGCTGGGCGTACAGGATCCGGTCGAGAAGCTGTCGGCGGGTCCCGTGCACTTCGCGCACGCGGGGTGGGCCTTCGTCGACATCCACGCCGACAGCCGCCCGCGGCCGGACGACGACTTCGTCCTGTACTACGACCACCCCTACTCGATGGAGGCCGACGGGTGGATCGCGGCGGGGCGCCACGCGGACTTCCCGGTGTGCGTGATGAACTCGGGGTACTCGTCGGGGTGGTGCGAGTCCGCCTTCGAGATGCCGCTCGTCGCGGCCGAGATCACCTGCCGCGCCATGGGCGACGCCCAGTGCCGCTTCATCATGGCGCCCCCAGCGCGCATCGCCGAGCGCATCGACGCCTACACCGCGGCGCACCCGGAGGTAGTCCGGCGCGCCGAGCGCGTCGAGGTCCCGGGGTTCTTTCGCCGCAAGGGGACCTCCGAGGCCCAGGCGGCTCATGCGGAGCAGCTAGCACGCGAGAACGTGGAGCTCGAGCGACGCGTCGAAGAGCGCACCCAGGCGCTGCAGCGCGCGAACGAGGCGCTCACCCGGGAGCTCAACGAGCGACGCGAGGCGGAGGCTGCGCTGCGACAGTCCGAGGCCATCAACCGCCACATCGTCGAGGCCGTCCCGAGCGGCATCGTGCACGTCGCAGCCGACGGGGCGATCCACGCGGCCAACGGCGAGGCGCAGCGCATCTTGGGGCTTGCCTACGACGAGCTCACGCGCCGCTACACCACCGACTTCGCGACGGAGACCATTTGGGAGAGCGGCCAGCCGGCAGCCCCCGAGGACTATCCGGTGACCCGCGCCCTCGTGACCGGGGAACCACAGGGCCCCGAGACGCTCGGCGTGCGGCGCCCCGACGGCGCCACCTCGTGGGCCATCTTCCGCGCCTCGCCGGTGCGCGCGCCCAACACGGGAGAGCTCACGGGGGCCATCGTGACCTTCGTCGACATCACGGAGCGCAAGGCGGACGAAGAACTCAGGCGCCAGCTCGAGGACCAGGTGCAGCGCAGCGAAAAGCTGGAGAGCCTCGGCTTGTTGGCGGGGGGCGTCGCGCACGACTTCAACAACCTGCTGGTCGGTATCCTGGGCAACGCGTCCTGGCTGGCGCGCGGCCTCGAGCCAGGTTCGCGGGAGTGGCAAGCCACGCAACACATCGTGACGGCGGGGAGGCGCGCCGCGGACCTCACCAAGCAGATGCTCGCCTATGCCGGCCGCGCCCAGCTGGAGACGGTGACCGTGGACGTGCGCGCGCTCGTGGCGGAGATGCGCGACCTGCTGCAGTCGCGCGTCCCCGACGGAGTCGCCGTTCACTACGCGCTCGGAACCGAGGCGCGTGCCGTGCTCGGCGACCCAGCCCAGCTGGGGCAGGTGGTCATGAACCTGATCACCAACGCGGGCGACGCCGCCCACCAGCGGCACGCGGGCGCGGGGCGCGTCGATGTGAGCGTGTCGCGTGTGGCGTTGAGTGAGGAGGCGCTCCGCCAGATGCACCAGCACGGGCGCGCCCAGCCGGGGGCGTTCGTGTGCGTGAGCGTCACCGACGATGGCGTGGGGCTCGAGCGTGAGACTCTCCCGCACGTGTTCGACCCCTTCTTCACGACCAAGAAGGGAGGCCACGGGCTTGGGCTCGCCGCCGTGTTGGGCATCATCCGCGCGCACGCGGGGGCGTTGGACATCCAGTCGGAGGTGGGCGTCGGGACGACGTTCCGGGTCTTCATCCCGGTCGGCGCGCCCTCACACGCCGGACCGAAGACGACTCCGTCGGGCGGTGTCGCTCCTCCCCTGTCGGGGCTGTTCCTGGTCGTCGACGACGAGCCGACGGTGCGCACCCTCGCGGCCGCGGCGCTGACGGACCTCGGCCTGTCGGTGGCCCAGGCACGCGACGGTAGGGAGGGGCTCCAGCGGTACGCCGTCCATGGCGATGATGTGCGTGGCATCTTGCTCGACCTCACCATGCCTGGTGTCGATGGCTACGAGGTGCTGCGCGAGGTGCGCCGGACGAAGCCGAGCCTGCCCGTCGTGCTGTGCTCTGGCTACGATCGGCACGAGGTCCTCGACCGTCTGCCGCCCGACCCCCACTGCGTGTTTCTGTCCAAACCCTTCACCGTGGAGCAGCTCGAGCATGCGGTCCGCACCGTGCTCGCCACAATGTCATGA
- a CDS encoding SemiSWEET transporter, whose amino-acid sequence MTEWIGFMAAFCTTAAFVPQVVQVWRTRRTQDLSLGMFSLMTTGVALWLAYGLLADSAPVYVANGATLVLAAYILLMKLTEGRRRP is encoded by the coding sequence ATGACCGAGTGGATTGGCTTCATGGCGGCGTTCTGCACCACCGCCGCCTTCGTTCCCCAGGTGGTCCAGGTGTGGCGTACGCGTCGCACGCAGGACCTCTCGCTCGGGATGTTCTCGTTGATGACCACCGGTGTCGCGCTCTGGCTCGCCTACGGCCTGCTGGCGGACAGCGCGCCCGTCTATGTCGCCAACGGTGCCACGCTGGTGCTCGCCGCGTACATCCTCCTGATGAAGCTGACCGAGGGCCGGCGGCGCCCGTAG
- a CDS encoding DMT family transporter, which yields MDNLRGIALMVGSMLGFALEDMFIKRASSALPIGQILLSLSVVGTPLFAAAARRDGAAVWSRALLHRHVLARNLGELVGTLGFVMAISLTPLTTATAIFQATPLVVTIGAATLLGERVGVGSWLAMLVGLAGVLVVIQPGLDGFEPNSLWAVLAVLGLSVRDVTTRMVPAGVSTMQLAFSGFLSVGLLGAVLVVSGGGLLSPTPGQLGLLGGALLCGIVSYWAITEAMRAGEVAVVTPFRYSRLLFALVIGGLVFRERPDAPTLAGAALVVFSGLYTLHRERLKRREGVVPS from the coding sequence GTGGACAACCTACGCGGCATCGCGTTGATGGTGGGCTCCATGCTGGGCTTCGCGCTCGAGGACATGTTCATCAAGCGCGCGTCGAGCGCGCTGCCCATCGGGCAGATCCTGCTGTCGCTGAGCGTGGTGGGCACGCCCCTGTTCGCGGCCGCGGCCCGTCGCGACGGGGCGGCCGTGTGGTCGCGCGCCCTGCTTCACCGACACGTCCTGGCGCGCAACCTGGGCGAGCTGGTCGGCACGCTCGGCTTCGTCATGGCCATCTCCCTCACGCCCCTGACCACCGCGACGGCCATCTTCCAGGCCACCCCGCTGGTCGTCACCATCGGCGCCGCAACGTTGCTCGGAGAGCGCGTGGGCGTCGGCAGCTGGCTCGCGATGCTCGTCGGGCTCGCGGGCGTCCTCGTGGTCATCCAGCCCGGGCTCGACGGCTTCGAGCCCAACTCCCTGTGGGCGGTGCTCGCGGTGCTCGGGCTCTCGGTGCGCGACGTCACCACGCGCATGGTGCCCGCGGGCGTCTCCACCATGCAGCTCGCGTTCTCGGGCTTTCTCTCGGTGGGCTTGCTGGGCGCCGTGCTGGTCGTCTCGGGCGGTGGGTTGCTGTCTCCGACGCCCGGGCAGCTGGGCCTGCTGGGCGGGGCGCTCCTGTGCGGCATCGTGTCCTACTGGGCCATCACCGAGGCCATGCGTGCGGGCGAGGTGGCCGTCGTGACTCCCTTCCGCTACTCGCGCTTGCTGTTCGCCCTCGTCATCGGTGGGCTCGTGTTTCGTGAGCGGCCCGATGCCCCCACCCTCGCTGGGGCGGCCCTGGTCGTGTTCTCGGGGCTCTATACATTGCACCGCGAGCGCCTCAAGCGTCGCGAGGGGGTCGTACCGTCATGA
- the tkt gene encoding transketolase translates to MDAVQAANSGHPGTPMALAALGWTVFTKLRKHDPASPEWADRDRFILSCGHASMLQYALLHLTGYDLSLDDIKQFRQWHSKTPGHPELHDTPGVEVTTGPLGQGIANAVGMAMAEQFLAARFNKPGHTLFDHKVWVIASDGDLMEGVSAEAASMAGHLKLGKIIAYWDDNSITIDGRTDISFTEDVLARYRAYGWHTESVDDGEDIDAILAATRKAEADPRPSLIRVKTIIGFPAPTKKDSPAAHGAPLGAAEIKATKEIMGWPEEPFYVPAELSAAREAALSAGAKSKGAWDAQRAAYGQAFPELAAELDVALAQGLPAGWDAGLPVFEPSEKGVASRKASQKVLNALAKNIPHLVGGSADLAGSNGSELAGLPFYGRVAEGEVPRNINFGVREHAMGSAMNGMALHGGVIPYGATFLIFSDYMRPTMRLAALMKLRTRYIFTHDSIGLGEDGPTHQPVEQLSTMRAIPGFATFRPGDANETRECWKAALAWDGPSALVLTRQDIPTMDRDVSGAARGGYVLSEAEGGAPQVLLIASGSEVELALSAQATLAGKGVRARVVSLPCWELFQAQDQAYRDSVMLPELSARVAVEAGSGFGWERYLGMRGRFVGMTRFGASAPAETLYEKFGITAAAVVEAAEAQLG, encoded by the coding sequence ATGGACGCCGTGCAGGCCGCCAACTCGGGTCACCCGGGGACGCCCATGGCGCTCGCCGCGCTGGGGTGGACGGTGTTCACCAAGCTGCGCAAGCACGATCCGGCCTCGCCCGAGTGGGCCGACCGCGACCGCTTCATCCTCTCGTGCGGGCACGCGTCCATGCTGCAGTACGCGCTGCTGCACCTGACGGGCTACGACCTCTCCCTCGACGACATCAAGCAGTTCCGCCAGTGGCACAGCAAGACGCCGGGCCACCCCGAGCTGCACGACACCCCGGGCGTCGAGGTCACCACCGGTCCCCTCGGGCAGGGCATCGCCAACGCCGTCGGCATGGCCATGGCCGAGCAGTTCCTCGCCGCGCGCTTCAACAAGCCCGGCCACACGCTGTTCGACCACAAGGTCTGGGTCATCGCGTCCGACGGCGACCTCATGGAGGGCGTCTCGGCCGAGGCCGCGTCCATGGCCGGCCACCTGAAGCTGGGCAAGATCATCGCCTACTGGGATGACAACAGCATCACCATCGACGGCCGCACGGACATCTCGTTCACCGAGGACGTGCTCGCGCGCTACCGCGCCTACGGCTGGCACACCGAGAGCGTGGACGACGGCGAGGACATCGACGCCATCCTGGCCGCCACGCGCAAGGCCGAGGCCGACCCGCGCCCGAGCCTGATCCGCGTGAAGACCATCATCGGCTTCCCCGCGCCCACCAAGAAGGACTCCCCCGCCGCGCACGGCGCGCCCCTCGGGGCGGCCGAGATCAAGGCCACCAAGGAGATCATGGGCTGGCCCGAGGAGCCCTTCTACGTGCCGGCCGAGCTGAGCGCGGCGCGCGAGGCTGCCCTTTCGGCAGGCGCGAAGAGCAAGGGCGCCTGGGACGCGCAGCGTGCCGCGTATGGCCAGGCCTTCCCGGAGCTGGCCGCCGAGCTGGACGTCGCGCTGGCCCAGGGCCTGCCGGCCGGCTGGGACGCGGGGCTGCCCGTGTTCGAGCCCAGCGAGAAGGGCGTGGCGTCACGCAAGGCCAGCCAGAAGGTGCTCAACGCGCTGGCCAAGAACATCCCGCACCTGGTGGGTGGCTCGGCCGACCTGGCGGGCAGCAACGGCTCCGAGCTGGCCGGTCTGCCGTTCTACGGCCGCGTGGCCGAGGGCGAGGTGCCCCGCAACATCAACTTCGGGGTGCGCGAGCACGCAATGGGCTCGGCCATGAACGGCATGGCGCTGCACGGCGGCGTCATCCCCTACGGCGCCACCTTCCTCATCTTCTCCGACTACATGCGCCCCACCATGCGCCTGGCGGCGCTGATGAAGCTGCGCACGCGCTACATCTTCACGCACGACAGCATCGGCCTCGGCGAGGACGGCCCCACGCACCAGCCGGTGGAGCAGCTCTCCACGATGCGCGCCATCCCGGGCTTTGCGACCTTCCGCCCCGGCGACGCCAACGAGACCCGCGAGTGCTGGAAGGCCGCGCTCGCGTGGGATGGCCCCTCGGCGCTGGTGCTGACGCGCCAGGACATCCCCACCATGGACCGTGACGTGAGCGGCGCCGCCCGCGGCGGCTACGTGCTGAGCGAGGCGGAGGGCGGCGCGCCGCAGGTGCTGCTGATCGCGTCGGGCAGCGAGGTCGAGCTGGCGCTGTCGGCTCAGGCCACCCTGGCGGGCAAGGGTGTCCGTGCCCGCGTGGTGAGCCTCCCCTGCTGGGAGCTCTTCCAGGCGCAGGACCAGGCCTACCGTGACTCGGTCATGCTCCCCGAGCTGAGCGCGCGCGTGGCCGTGGAGGCCGGCAGCGGCTTCGGCTGGGAGCGCTACCTCGGCATGCGGGGCCGCTTCGTGGGCATGACGCGCTTCGGCGCCTCGGCGCCCGCCGAGACCCTCTACGAGAAGTTCGGCATCACCGCAGCGGCGGTGGTGGAGGCCGCCGAAGCGCAGCTCGGCTGA
- a CDS encoding alkaline phosphatase family protein, translating into MPAPLHSHARSLDRGMSEDVRALSTRVIDPRAASKGFVVVALLAMPLLWWMAESLWVHADHETDATRALRDFADRDDANVVDPAPSSPRPLAILLVDGLRVDEAERSPALRAFRAGALHGTVRYPRPTLSTGAYHALVTGTPNRLSGVFTNRYHLTSGGGVARVDSLADRVRAVAGRERYVAEDLDWLLQLLTPRAEARELFTGQAFDAAARDAFAAFARDASPGLLVAHMLAVDESAHETGVDSALHAAALGRADALVAALHAAVDAQPALVALVIADHGHLDVGGHGGDEPEVVRAPFAIRGAQIADRDGDTLELAPECVAALLAGATGSATPRSSTCLGEQPTPGGLQRVAFAEDAARRQRGLHEARTLGLLGLGMLLTLMGLGATKRSFSGLDAGSVVAPLVWLAGTVVLHLAVLGRPLTLSAIHLVNPHVVAVGVCGAVSGALGMALGAWLAIARAGAGADPRLALRRAAGGLVWASIAAFGLAWARIGGAYSPWPVTAFAAYAPVFLAAAGVGALLAAAATLLGTMAKREVSYYERPTVGGSAPPGPGDMT; encoded by the coding sequence GTGCCTGCACCACTCCACAGCCACGCGCGCTCTCTGGACCGCGGCATGTCCGAGGACGTGCGGGCGCTCTCGACGCGCGTCATCGACCCGCGCGCAGCCTCCAAGGGCTTCGTCGTGGTGGCGTTGCTCGCCATGCCCCTCCTGTGGTGGATGGCCGAGTCGCTCTGGGTGCACGCCGACCACGAGACGGACGCCACGCGCGCGCTGCGCGACTTCGCGGACCGGGACGATGCCAACGTCGTGGACCCGGCCCCGAGCTCCCCGCGTCCACTGGCCATCTTGTTGGTGGACGGCCTACGCGTGGACGAGGCCGAGCGCTCGCCCGCGCTGCGTGCGTTTCGCGCTGGTGCGCTGCACGGCACCGTCCGCTATCCGCGGCCGACGCTGTCCACGGGCGCCTACCACGCGCTCGTGACGGGGACGCCCAACCGCCTGAGCGGCGTCTTCACCAACCGCTACCACCTCACCTCCGGTGGCGGCGTCGCGCGCGTCGACAGCCTGGCCGACCGCGTCCGCGCGGTGGCCGGTCGCGAGCGCTACGTGGCCGAGGACCTCGACTGGCTCCTGCAGCTGCTGACACCGCGCGCCGAAGCGCGCGAGCTGTTCACCGGGCAGGCCTTCGACGCGGCGGCGAGGGATGCGTTCGCCGCGTTCGCGCGCGACGCGTCCCCCGGGTTGCTGGTGGCGCACATGCTCGCGGTCGACGAGAGCGCCCACGAAACGGGCGTCGACAGCGCCCTCCACGCCGCGGCCCTCGGGCGGGCCGACGCTTTGGTCGCCGCGCTGCACGCCGCCGTCGATGCTCAGCCCGCGCTCGTGGCGTTGGTCATCGCGGACCACGGCCACCTCGACGTGGGCGGCCACGGGGGCGACGAGCCAGAGGTCGTCCGGGCCCCGTTCGCCATCCGGGGAGCGCAGATCGCGGACCGGGACGGCGACACGCTGGAGCTCGCGCCCGAGTGCGTCGCCGCGCTGCTGGCGGGGGCCACGGGCTCCGCCACCCCGCGCTCCAGCACGTGCCTCGGCGAGCAACCCACGCCCGGGGGTCTCCAGCGGGTCGCGTTCGCCGAGGACGCAGCGCGCCGCCAGCGGGGCCTGCACGAGGCCCGCACGCTCGGGCTGCTCGGCTTGGGGATGCTGCTCACCCTCATGGGGCTGGGCGCCACGAAGCGCAGCTTCTCGGGCCTCGACGCGGGGAGCGTGGTTGCGCCGCTGGTGTGGCTCGCGGGGACCGTCGTGCTGCACCTCGCGGTCCTCGGTCGCCCACTCACCCTGAGCGCCATCCACCTGGTGAACCCCCACGTCGTCGCCGTCGGAGTCTGCGGCGCGGTCTCCGGCGCGCTCGGGATGGCCCTCGGCGCGTGGCTGGCGATCGCGCGCGCGGGCGCCGGAGCGGACCCGCGGCTCGCCCTGCGCCGCGCCGCCGGCGGGCTCGTGTGGGCGTCGATCGCGGCGTTCGGGCTCGCCTGGGCCCGCATCGGCGGGGCGTATTCCCCTTGGCCCGTCACCGCCTTCGCCGCCTACGCCCCTGTTTTCCTGGCTGCGGCGGGCGTCGGCGCGCTGCTGGCCGCGGCCGCGACCTTGCTGGGGACCATGGCCAAGCGAGAGGTTTCGTACTATGAGCGGCCCACGGTAGGCGGGTCAGCGCCGCCCGGCCCAGGAGACATGACGTGA
- a CDS encoding Re/Si-specific NAD(P)(+) transhydrogenase subunit alpha, producing MAKVFVPKERAEGETRVAASPETVKRLVKEGFEVVVETGAGRRASFLDSQYEAAGAKVVSGDAVKTGWAEADVVVKVAPVGENESVGGHEADAMREGAVLISFANPHKELEGIKKLRDRKVSALSMELVPRISRAQSMDALSSQASIGGYKAVLLAATKLDKYCPLLMTAAGTIQPARFVIMGAGVAGLQAIATARRLGAIVEVSDVRPAVKEQVESLGGKFIDFPMDESGEGQGGYARELTPEQLKAQQAVVRKRVVDADVVITTALVPGRPAPKLITADMVEEMREGSVIVDMAVIAGGNCELSEPGETVKHGVTIVAHPNLPATLPLDASLMYARNVQTLLLLFGKGGEIKLDLADEIIDGALLTHEGQVRHAPTQQALEGAKS from the coding sequence ATGGCAAAGGTGTTCGTCCCCAAGGAACGCGCGGAAGGCGAGACGCGTGTCGCCGCTAGCCCGGAGACGGTGAAGCGGCTGGTCAAGGAAGGCTTCGAGGTCGTCGTCGAGACCGGCGCCGGTCGGCGCGCCTCGTTCCTGGACTCGCAGTACGAAGCGGCGGGCGCCAAGGTCGTCAGCGGCGACGCCGTGAAGACGGGCTGGGCGGAGGCCGACGTGGTGGTCAAGGTCGCGCCCGTGGGCGAGAACGAGTCCGTGGGCGGTCACGAAGCCGACGCCATGCGTGAGGGCGCGGTGCTGATCAGCTTCGCGAACCCGCACAAGGAGCTCGAGGGCATCAAGAAGCTGCGCGACCGCAAGGTCAGCGCGCTGTCCATGGAGCTCGTGCCGCGCATCAGCCGCGCCCAGAGCATGGACGCGCTCAGCTCGCAGGCGTCCATCGGCGGCTACAAGGCCGTGCTGCTCGCGGCGACCAAGCTGGACAAGTACTGCCCCCTGCTCATGACGGCCGCCGGCACCATCCAGCCCGCGCGCTTCGTCATCATGGGCGCCGGCGTGGCCGGTCTGCAGGCCATCGCCACCGCGCGTCGCCTCGGCGCCATCGTCGAGGTCAGCGACGTGCGCCCCGCCGTGAAGGAGCAGGTCGAGTCGCTAGGCGGCAAGTTCATCGACTTCCCCATGGACGAGAGCGGCGAGGGCCAGGGCGGCTACGCCCGCGAGCTCACCCCCGAGCAGCTCAAGGCGCAGCAGGCCGTGGTGCGCAAGCGCGTCGTGGACGCTGACGTCGTCATCACGACCGCGCTCGTCCCCGGCCGCCCGGCGCCCAAGCTCATCACGGCCGACATGGTGGAGGAGATGCGCGAAGGCTCGGTCATCGTGGACATGGCCGTCATCGCGGGCGGCAACTGCGAGCTGAGCGAGCCCGGCGAGACCGTGAAGCACGGCGTGACCATCGTCGCGCACCCGAACCTGCCCGCCACACTGCCGCTCGACGCGAGCCTCATGTACGCGCGCAACGTGCAGACCCTGCTCTTGCTGTTCGGCAAGGGCGGGGAGATCAAGCTGGACCTCGCGGACGAGATCATCGACGGCGCGTTGCTCACGCACGAAGGCCAGGTCCGCCACGCCCCCACGCAGCAGGCCCTAGAAGGAGCCAAGTCATGA
- a CDS encoding NAD(P) transhydrogenase subunit alpha, whose protein sequence is MTGTLLIGVYVFVLASFVGFEIINKVPPTLHTPLMSGANAISGITIIGAFATAKTADPTISNILGGLAVALATINVVGGFMVTDRMMAMFDKKKKKS, encoded by the coding sequence ATGACCGGTACTCTTCTCATCGGCGTGTACGTCTTCGTGCTCGCCAGCTTCGTCGGCTTCGAGATCATCAACAAGGTCCCGCCGACGCTCCACACGCCGCTCATGAGCGGCGCCAACGCCATCAGCGGCATCACGATCATCGGCGCGTTCGCCACGGCGAAGACCGCTGACCCCACGATCTCCAACATCCTCGGCGGGCTGGCCGTGGCGCTCGCGACCATCAACGTGGTCGGCGGCTTCATGGTCACGGACCGCATGATGGCGATGTTCGACAAGAAGAAAAAGAAGAGCTGA
- a CDS encoding NAD(P)(+) transhydrogenase (Re/Si-specific) subunit beta encodes MSPELLKNIAFLVYITSTICFILGLKRTTKVSTARSGNRLAAVGMLLAVIGTLIELGIIEDYRWIIGGMVAGGLIGGLMAKRVEMTEMPELVALLNGFGGASSALVALSVVWSEVIEVATAEQTVGELVTGGAASAVTIALSIIIGAITLTGSVIALLKLKEKLNKGAPIMLPARHMINAVLLLGAVGGIGFLGFVAAGPSDIMTAALAVTAISLVLGVLLVIPIGGADMPVVVSLLNSYSGIAAAMAGFVIGNPLLIVVGATVGAAGLILTQIMCVAMNRSLLNVLVGGFGADGATDLGDQEYHSVTSCGAEEAAMVLDAAESVIIVPGYGLAVAQAQHTCRELADELIKRGAKVTYAIHPVAGRMPGHMNVLLAEADVPYEQLIEMDQINGEFKNTDAVIVVGANDVVNPANTDPKSPIYGMPILNAHEARSVFIIKRSLSPGYAGIKNELFDYPNAMMIYGDAKKIMQQMTTELKEL; translated from the coding sequence ATGTCTCCCGAACTCCTCAAGAACATCGCGTTCCTGGTCTACATCACGTCGACCATCTGCTTCATCCTGGGGCTCAAGCGGACCACCAAGGTGTCGACCGCGCGCTCGGGCAACCGCCTCGCGGCCGTGGGCATGCTGCTGGCCGTCATCGGCACGCTGATCGAGCTCGGCATCATCGAGGACTACCGCTGGATCATCGGCGGCATGGTCGCGGGCGGCCTGATCGGCGGCCTGATGGCCAAGCGCGTCGAGATGACCGAGATGCCCGAGCTGGTCGCGCTGCTCAACGGCTTCGGCGGCGCCAGCTCCGCGCTGGTGGCGCTCTCCGTCGTGTGGAGCGAGGTCATCGAGGTGGCCACCGCCGAGCAGACCGTGGGCGAGCTCGTCACGGGCGGCGCGGCCTCGGCCGTGACCATCGCGCTCTCCATCATCATCGGCGCCATCACGCTGACGGGTAGCGTCATCGCGCTGCTCAAGCTGAAGGAGAAGCTCAACAAGGGCGCGCCCATCATGCTGCCCGCGCGCCACATGATCAACGCCGTGCTCCTGCTCGGCGCCGTCGGCGGCATCGGCTTCCTCGGCTTCGTGGCGGCTGGTCCGAGCGACATCATGACGGCTGCGCTCGCGGTAACCGCGATCTCGCTGGTGTTGGGCGTCTTGCTCGTGATCCCCATCGGGGGCGCGGACATGCCGGTCGTCGTGTCACTGCTCAACTCCTACTCGGGCATCGCCGCCGCCATGGCGGGCTTCGTCATCGGCAACCCGCTGCTCATCGTGGTGGGCGCCACGGTCGGCGCAGCCGGCCTCATCCTGACGCAGATCATGTGCGTGGCCATGAACCGCTCCCTGCTCAACGTCTTGGTGGGTGGCTTCGGAGCCGATGGGGCGACCGACCTGGGCGACCAAGAGTACCACTCGGTCACGTCCTGCGGCGCGGAGGAGGCGGCCATGGTGCTCGACGCCGCCGAGAGCGTCATCATCGTGCCGGGCTACGGTCTGGCCGTGGCGCAGGCGCAGCACACCTGCCGCGAGCTGGCGGACGAGCTTATCAAGCGCGGCGCCAAGGTGACCTACGCCATCCACCCCGTGGCCGGTCGCATGCCCGGTCACATGAACGTGTTGCTCGCGGAGGCCGACGTGCCCTACGAGCAGCTGATCGAGATGGACCAGATCAACGGCGAGTTCAAGAACACCGACGCGGTCATCGTGGTCGGCGCGAACGACGTCGTGAACCCGGCCAACACGGACCCGAAGAGCCCCATCTACGGGATGCCCATCCTGAACGCGCACGAGGCGCGCTCGGTGTTCATCATCAAGCGCAGCCTCAGCCCCGGCTACGCGGGCATCAAGAACGAGCTGTTCGACTACCCGAACGCGATGATGATCTACGGCGACGCGAAGAAGATCATGCAGCAGATGACCACGGAGCTGAAGGAGCTCTGA